In the genome of Crassaminicella thermophila, the window AAAGGGCACTTGTATCAAGTGTTTTTTATAATAGAATGAAAAAAGGTATGTATCTTCAATCATGTGCAACAGTTCAATATGTTTTAGATAAAAGAAAAACAAAGCTAAGTTTAAAAGATCTAGAAGTTAATTCTCCTTATAATACTTATAAATATTATGGTTTACCACCAAAGCCAATAGCGTCACCTGGAAAAGCATCTATAGAAGCAGCTTTGTATCCAAAAGATTCTGATTATCTATATTTTGTTGTAGGGAAAAATGGAGAGCATCATTTTAGTAAGACCTATAAAGAGCATTTAAATGCAAAGAATGGTAATTGATTTTAAGGAGAAATTAATACGTAAAGATATTTACGTATTCCTTTTTGTTTATAAAGAATAAAAGGAGTTGTGTATTTTGAGTAATATAGTTAATTATTTGGTTGAAAGATATATAAGGGATACTTTGCCGAAAAATACTGATTTATTAAAAGAAATGGAAGAATTTGCTTTTGAAAATCATGTACCTATTATTCAACCAGAAGTGGCAAAGCTTTTAGAAGTTATTACAAAAATAAATAGAACAAAATCAATTTTAGAAATTGGAACAGCAATAGGGTATTCTGCAATTATCTTAACAAATGCTATGGAGGATGGTAAATTAGTAAGTATTGAAAAACGTTCTGATATGGTGGAAATTGCAACAAACAATATTCATAAGGCTGGATTAAGTGAAAAAATTAAAATTATAGAAGGAAGTGCCGAATATATTTTGCCGGCTTTAAATGAAGAATTTGATCTTATATTTCTTGATGCTGCAAAAGGTCAATATATGAGTTTTTTTTCTGCAAGTATTAATCTTTTAAAAAAAGGTGGCGTACTTGTTTCAGATAATGTATTATACAAGGGAATGGTAGCTTCAAATGAATATGTAGTAAGAAGAAAAAGGACTATTGTAAAGAGAATGAGGACATATTTAGACTATATAATGAATCATCCACATCTTACAACTTCGATATTACCTATAGGAGATGGAGTAGCTATAAGTTACAAGGATTAGGAGGCAAAAAAATGAAGAAAATAGAATTATTAGCACCTGCGGGAGACTTAGAAAAATTAAAAATGGCAATTATATATGGAGCAGATGCTGTATATTTAGGAGGGCAGATTTTTGGGTTAAGAGCTAGTGCAAGAAATTTTTCATTTGAAGATATGAAAAAAGGAATTGATTTTGCTCATGAAAAAGGAAAAAAAGTATATGTTACATTAAATATTATTCCTCACAATGAAGATTTAGAAGAACTGCCAACTTATTTAGAACAATTAAGAAAGTTGAATGTAGATGCCATTATCTTGTCTGATCCTGGTACATTGATGTATGTAAAAGAATTGATGCCAGATATTGAAATTCATTTGAGTACACAAGCAAATACTACAAATTTTATGAGTGCAAAATTTTGGTACAAGCAAGGAGTGAAAAGAATTGTCTTAGCTAGAGAATTGGCTTTGCATGAGATAAGAAAAATAAGGGAAAATATTCCTAAAGATCTTGAATTAGAAGCTTTTGTACATGGTGCAATGTGCATATCATATTCAGGAAGATGCTTACTTAGCAATTATATGGCAAATAGAGATGCAAATAGAGGAGAATGTGCACATCCGTGTAGATGGCAATATTATTTGATGGAAGAGAAAAGACCTGGAGAATACATACCAGTTTTTGAAGACGAAAAAGGTACGTATTTCTTTAATTCGAAAGATTTATGCATGATTGAATACATTCCTGAGCTAATTGAATCTGGAATATCAAGTTTAAAAATAGAAGGAAGAATGAAAAGTGCATATTATGTTGCCAACATAGTAAATGTTTATAGAAAAGCTATTGACACTTATTACGAAATGGGAAGGAATTACAAATTTGATCCTATGTGGATATATGAAATAAAAAAAGCCAGCCATAGGGAATTTACTACTGGTTTTTATTTTGATAAGCCTAGTTATAAAGAACAATTATATGCAAGTAGTTCGTATGTTCGAGAATATGATTTCTTAGGTTTAGTAATAGATTATGATAAAAATACAGGTATTGCTACAATCGAACAACGAAATAGAATTTTTAAGGGAGATATAGTCGAAATAATGGGTCCTAACATGAAAAATTTTGATCAGACTATTGAATACATGTGGAATAGTGATGGAGAAGAAATCAGTGTTGCGCCACATCCTCAACAAATTATTAAAATAAAAATGAATAAACCAGTTGAAAAATACTATATTATTAGAAAGTGTAGGAAGGATGATACTGTTGAGTAAGCCTATTTTAATTGGAATTACAGGAGGAACAGGATCAGGAAAAAGTACAGTTGCAAAGGCTATTTTTGATTGTTTACCAGAAAAAAATATTACAATTATTGAACAAGATTCTTATTATAAAGATCAAAGTCATTTACCAATGGAAAAAAGAGTTAAAACCAATTATGATCACCCTTTAGCTTTTGATATTGAATTGCTGCTGCAACAATTAAAGGATCTTTTAGAAAACAAAGCTATTCAAAAACCGATTTATAATTTTTCAATGCATACAAGAGAGAAAGAAACTATTCTTGTAGAACCTAAAGATATTATAATTTTAGAAGGTATTATGATTTTAGAGGATGAAAGACTTCGAGATTTAATGGATATTAAGATATTTGTAGATACAGATGCAGATGTTAGAATTATCAGAAGAATTACAAGAGATATAAGAGAAAGAGGTAGAACCTTAGAATCAGTAATTGAACAATATTTAAATACAGTTAGACCTGCACATCTTCAATTTATTGAGCCAAATAAAAGATATGCAGATATTATTATTCCAGAGGGTGGTTATAATAAAGTAGCAATAGATATTATGGTTTCAAAAGTAAGATCTATTATATATGAAAAACAAAATAGCAATAGAATGCTGATTGGGTAAAGTATATACCTTCCTAGAATTGGATATTATTATAATATCTAATTTTTCTAAGGAAGGTGTTTTTTTTGGGGTGTAGAGTAGATAGAAAAAACAAAGAACAACAAATTGCAGTATTAGATATATATAAAAAAAGAATCTTTTCAATTGCATTTGTTTTTACAATTATGCTTTTTGGACTTATAGGTAGATTAATATATGTTCAAATAATTAAAGGAAATGATTATTATATAAGGGCTAAAAGTCAATGGATGAAAGAGATACCTATTGGAATTGAAAGAGGAAAAATCTATGATAGAAATACTGTTTTATTAACCAATAAGCATAAATTTAAGTATTTGATTATCTTTCCAGAATATTTTATAGCATCAGAGAATAATCTTAAAATTATTAGCAATATAACAGGTATTAAATCTGATAAATTAAAATTTAATTACTTAACTAGTAACCGATCTATTAGACTCAAGATAGTTAACAATAATATAGATCTGATTAAAAAGACAACAATGATGAAGGGAGTATTTTCTGTTGAATATAGTGATAGATATGATAAGAATGGCTTAGCATCTCATGTTATAGGTTATATTAATAAGATAGATAATACTGGAGAAAAAGGAATAGAGAAAAGATATGATAAAATTCTTAAAGAAAATCAGTTTTCTAAAATATACGCAATTGTAGATGCTAAAAAAAGAATTATACCAGGCTTAGGGTATAAAAAAATTGATAATGTATTACCAAACAGTAAAAAAAATATAGTTACTACATTGGATTACCGTATACAAAGTATTGCAGAAATGGAATTTGACAAACTTAAAAAAAATGGTAGTGTTGTCATATTAGATGTTAAAAGTGGAGAAATATTAGCAATGGTTAGTAGACCTAATTTCGATCAAAATAATGTTGCAGCGTATTTAAAAAGTAAAAATAAAGAACTTTATAATAGGTCGATCCAAATTGGATATCCACCTGGGTCTATTTTTAAGATAGTTGTTGCAGCAGCGGCGCTTGAAAATCAAATTACAGATATAGATGAAACTTTTTATTGTAAAGGATATGAAAAAATAGGAAAGACTAGAATAAGATGCAGTAGTTTTGATAATGGTGGACATGGAGAATTAAATTTAGAAGAAGCATTTGCTTTATCTTGTAATGCTGCTTTTATTCAATTAGGACAGAAGATAGGTGGAGAAAAAATTATATCAATGGCAAAGAAATTAGGACTGGGTACTTTGACAAACATAGGATTATTAGAAGAAATACCTGGTAGGTTACCAACAAAAGATTATATAAAGGGAGCTGGTATTGGTAATATTTCTATTGGGCAAGGAACATTAGAGGTTACACCATTACAAGTGGCAAAGATGACTTCTATTATTGCTAATAATGGTATTGATAAAGGTGTTTATCTAGTAAAAAAAATAATCGATGATAATGGAAATCTTGTTAAAAAGATCAAAAAAAACAATCCAACTAGAGTGTTAAGTTATAAAACTGCAAAAAAGATTCAATACATGATGGAGAAAGTAGTAACAATAGGTACAGCTAAAAATGCAAGATTAAACGAAATTGGTAGTGTTGCAGGAAAAACAGGTTCATCACAAGCAATATTGCAAGGGAAAGCTACTGTACATGCTTGGTTCACAGGTTACTTTCCTGCAAATAATCCTAAATATGTGATTACTATTATTGTTGAAGATGGTGGTTCTGGATCAAAAGTAGCTGCACCTTTATTTAAAAAAATTGCAAGAGAAATTAATTCATTAAGATAAATCACATTTTTTCTTAAAAGACATGCACAAATTCATTTTTAGACACATATAATTTAGAATGACGTATAATTAGGAGGTGTATACCTAAATGTGGACGACTTTAGTTACTTTATCTGTTATTATAGCAAAACCAGTTTGTATGTTTGTATCTTATATTTCTAGCAATACTTCTTTTCCAAAGCCATTAACACCTGAAGAAGAAAATCACTATTTAGAGCTTTATGAACAAGGAGACGAAGATGCAAAAAACATTCTAGTTGAAAGGAACTTAAGATTGGTTGCACATATAGTTAAAAAATATCACAATACAGGAAGAGAAATAGATGATTTAATTTCAATCGGAACTATTGGATTAATAAAAGCAATAACATCATTCGATAGAAGTAAAGGCACCCGATTAGCTACTTATGCAGCACGCTGTATTGAAAATGAAATTCTTATGACAATCCGTTCAAGTAAGAAAACTAAAAGTGAAGTATCTTTGCAAGATCCTATTGGGATAGACAAAGAAGGCAATGAAATGCCTTCAGTGCTTTATCAACAAGTATTAGATTAATGAGGAAGCTTTGGATAGAGAATCAATGTAAATTCATCATTACGCTGATTCTTTTTTTTGCTATATACAGCATAATAAAGGATGCTTTTCAGTAATATATTCTTCTTTTCTGGATTATTTGTTTTTGAATATAGATCTAGCACTTTTTCTATTTTTAGTATATTAACTTGCTTTCTTTTTTGTCTTTTTAATTCTTTTTTTAGTTCAAATTTTGATTTTTCAATAACATATCTGGTATTATCAATTCTTTCAGTAATATTTTGGAATCTTTTTATATACGTATCAAAGTTATATAATCCACGTTCTAAAAAATCATGTAATCTTTCTTTTTGCTTCTCTAATTCAATTAATTCTCTTTCTAAATGTTTTATTCTTTTTTTATGCAAATTTATAGTCTCAGATATGTTTTGCTCAGCCTTATTTATTAAATTCCATTGAGCTTTATAGTGTTCTAACCATTTGTATAAACCATCAATTAACCTTTGTTCAACATATTTAAGTTTACTACTTTTATTTCCACATTTTTTATAACACATTATATGAGAATCTTTAGTTTTGTAAGGCCGTAGGATCATTGATGCATTGCATTTTTTGCAGTATATTAATCCTGCTAATGGATTTGAAATATTATTTTTTAGCTGATAGGGGACATGATACTTCATTTTTAGAATCTTTTGTGCTTTTTGAAAAGTTTCCATAGAAATTAGCGGTTCATGTTTTCCATCTGCAATGATCCATTCATTTATTGGTCTTTGTCTAGAAACTCTTATTTTATTTGGAGTTGTGGATTTTTTTATCTCTTTTTTTTTCCAGGTAATTTTTCCAGTATATATAGGATTTTTTATAATGTTTAAAACAGAAGAAGGAGTCCAATCTTTATTTGTATATGTTTTGTAATTTAATTGATTTAATTTATTAGCTATTTTATTGCAACCTATTTTATGATTTACATAAAAGTTAAATATCATTTTTACTATATCTGCTTGATTTGGATGAGGTTTTAGTGTTCTGAAATTGTCTTTGTAATGTATCATGTAACCATAAGGAGGAAGAGGAGAAATATAATTACCCTCTTCAACAGAGCGTATTCGACCTGATTGAAGCCTCCGATTAATAATTTTTAATTCTTTTCTAGCCATAAACGCTTCAAATTCACTGTATTCTTCATCAAATTCATCATGTAAGTTATAGATTTTTCTTGGAGTAATTATTTTTGTATTTGCTTTTTTTAGTGTTTCAAGTATTAAACCCTGTTCTTGCATATTTCCTCTCCCAAGTCTATCTATATCCATACATAATACAGCATCATATTTTTTGTTTTCTACTTCCTTTAGCAATTCAAGCATCTTTGGTCTATGCATTAAACTTTCTCCTGATACAATCTCTTCATATATTTTTATAATACATAATTCTTTCTCTTCTGCAAGCTTAAGCAAGGTTTTTTTATGTTTTGCAAGTGTTTCACCTTCACCTCTTGCTTCTGCATCAAGATCGGCACGGGATTTACGCAAATACATACAAACTCGTTTCATTCCAAATCACCTCAAAAATTTTTTATATTATAATTTATGAGTCATATTTATTACTTTAGAATATTATGTAAAAGATTTTGTATTTAAATAGGTTCATGGCATAGTACAAACTGTTATTTTCATAGTTTGTAGTGGAGGTGGTTATATGGAAGAAAAGTATGCAAAAACATATAAGTTTGGAAATACAACCGTTAAGATAGTAGCACCCCCACCGAAAAAGAAGGAGGAAATTGAAAAAATTCTTGTTGAATATCATCAAGCTGGATGGGATATTATTGAAGAATTGCTAGTGAATGGAGAAAATGTAGATATAGTGACATCTTCTATAGAAGAATCGATAGAGTTTTAGTGTATATTATATAAAAATCGTGTCCAGATTTATTTAGACACGATCCAAAGTAAATAAACGATGCAAAATCCTACAATACCAATTAAAAAACTATATAAATTAATATTTTTCTTGTATGAACTTTTTTTCATTATTTATATCCTCCTATGTTTAATTATGATTGTATTTAGAATAAAATGTAGTAATTATAAGATGGTAGATTATTTAAAAAGATAATAAAAAGATTATAACAGAATATATTTAGAAAATATGTAGAAAGCTGTTGTCGTTATTTTTCTATTTACTGGTACTTGTATAAAATTAATTAGATTAATTCTAAATATCTAACGAATAGCATATAAGATAGATAAGTCATTATGGCTGTTACAAAGATGTACTAAATATTTTATTTGTAATTCATTAGTTGGCGTATAAGTAAATACATCAATGCATTTTAATTGAGAATCATAAATGATAATTTTATGTTTGTTTTGAGCTACCCATAAAGGAAAAGTAGTCATCTTATACATCCTTTCTGATAAAATAATTTTAGTTATATAACTAGAGTATATTGATAATATACTGTGAATATGACAAAAAATTTTAAATGGAATGAATCATATAATTGTTGATAAACTGATAAAGGTAATGAAATATCTCTAATGGATATTTTAGGGAGTGAAACGGATGAAGTTTTAGATGAAGTTGAATTAAAAATCCAAGTGAAAAAACTGTATCAAAAAATGACAAATATATTAAGAAATAGAGAAAGAACAGTTATTCAATTAAGATATGGATTGGTAAATGGTGGAAGTAAAACACAAAGAGAAATTGCAAAAATGTTAGGAATTTCACGCTCTTATGTATCTCGAATTGAAAAAAGAGCCATAAAAAAATTGAGTAAGGCATTTCATTGTAATAATGAAACCGATAAAGAAGATAACAAGAATGAATAAATGTTAGCAATTTAGCTAGCATTTTGTTTTTAAAAAATATTTTTAGTAAAAAGCTGTAGAAATATATATTATTATCACTATTTCCTCGGAAATGCAAATAAAATATGAATATTTCCTGATTAAATAGAATGTAAGGTACTTACAAAATGAATCTGGAAAATGTTATAATAAATGGTATAATATTTTATAGTATACAAATATAAAACATTGAAATATTAGGTGATTATGATGAAAAAAATAATTCTGCTAATGATTTTTGTCTGCATAATGAATTTTGGAGGGTGTGCTTTTTTAAATAATATGCACTATATATCAGCAGATAATATATTATCAGATGTAGAAAATGAAAAGCCAGAAGATAAAGTACAAGATCCACTTGAAATAAAAATTTCAGCAGTGGGGGATATTATGGTTCATGGACCTCAACTAAGAGCACAATATAATCAAAATAAAGAAGAATATAATTTTAAAAATAATTTTCAGTTTGTAAAACCGTATATTTCCCAGGCTGATATTGCATTGTGTAATTTAGAAACTACATTTG includes:
- a CDS encoding O-methyltransferase; its protein translation is MSNIVNYLVERYIRDTLPKNTDLLKEMEEFAFENHVPIIQPEVAKLLEVITKINRTKSILEIGTAIGYSAIILTNAMEDGKLVSIEKRSDMVEIATNNIHKAGLSEKIKIIEGSAEYILPALNEEFDLIFLDAAKGQYMSFFSASINLLKKGGVLVSDNVLYKGMVASNEYVVRRKRTIVKRMRTYLDYIMNHPHLTTSILPIGDGVAISYKD
- a CDS encoding peptidase U32 family protein, translating into MKKIELLAPAGDLEKLKMAIIYGADAVYLGGQIFGLRASARNFSFEDMKKGIDFAHEKGKKVYVTLNIIPHNEDLEELPTYLEQLRKLNVDAIILSDPGTLMYVKELMPDIEIHLSTQANTTNFMSAKFWYKQGVKRIVLARELALHEIRKIRENIPKDLELEAFVHGAMCISYSGRCLLSNYMANRDANRGECAHPCRWQYYLMEEKRPGEYIPVFEDEKGTYFFNSKDLCMIEYIPELIESGISSLKIEGRMKSAYYVANIVNVYRKAIDTYYEMGRNYKFDPMWIYEIKKASHREFTTGFYFDKPSYKEQLYASSSYVREYDFLGLVIDYDKNTGIATIEQRNRIFKGDIVEIMGPNMKNFDQTIEYMWNSDGEEISVAPHPQQIIKIKMNKPVEKYYIIRKCRKDDTVE
- the udk gene encoding uridine kinase, with protein sequence MSKPILIGITGGTGSGKSTVAKAIFDCLPEKNITIIEQDSYYKDQSHLPMEKRVKTNYDHPLAFDIELLLQQLKDLLENKAIQKPIYNFSMHTREKETILVEPKDIIILEGIMILEDERLRDLMDIKIFVDTDADVRIIRRITRDIRERGRTLESVIEQYLNTVRPAHLQFIEPNKRYADIIIPEGGYNKVAIDIMVSKVRSIIYEKQNSNRMLIG
- a CDS encoding peptidoglycan D,D-transpeptidase FtsI family protein, which produces MGCRVDRKNKEQQIAVLDIYKKRIFSIAFVFTIMLFGLIGRLIYVQIIKGNDYYIRAKSQWMKEIPIGIERGKIYDRNTVLLTNKHKFKYLIIFPEYFIASENNLKIISNITGIKSDKLKFNYLTSNRSIRLKIVNNNIDLIKKTTMMKGVFSVEYSDRYDKNGLASHVIGYINKIDNTGEKGIEKRYDKILKENQFSKIYAIVDAKKRIIPGLGYKKIDNVLPNSKKNIVTTLDYRIQSIAEMEFDKLKKNGSVVILDVKSGEILAMVSRPNFDQNNVAAYLKSKNKELYNRSIQIGYPPGSIFKIVVAAAALENQITDIDETFYCKGYEKIGKTRIRCSSFDNGGHGELNLEEAFALSCNAAFIQLGQKIGGEKIISMAKKLGLGTLTNIGLLEEIPGRLPTKDYIKGAGIGNISIGQGTLEVTPLQVAKMTSIIANNGIDKGVYLVKKIIDDNGNLVKKIKKNNPTRVLSYKTAKKIQYMMEKVVTIGTAKNARLNEIGSVAGKTGSSQAILQGKATVHAWFTGYFPANNPKYVITIIVEDGGSGSKVAAPLFKKIAREINSLR
- a CDS encoding recombinase family protein, whose amino-acid sequence is MKRVCMYLRKSRADLDAEARGEGETLAKHKKTLLKLAEEKELCIIKIYEEIVSGESLMHRPKMLELLKEVENKKYDAVLCMDIDRLGRGNMQEQGLILETLKKANTKIITPRKIYNLHDEFDEEYSEFEAFMARKELKIINRRLQSGRIRSVEEGNYISPLPPYGYMIHYKDNFRTLKPHPNQADIVKMIFNFYVNHKIGCNKIANKLNQLNYKTYTNKDWTPSSVLNIIKNPIYTGKITWKKKEIKKSTTPNKIRVSRQRPINEWIIADGKHEPLISMETFQKAQKILKMKYHVPYQLKNNISNPLAGLIYCKKCNASMILRPYKTKDSHIMCYKKCGNKSSKLKYVEQRLIDGLYKWLEHYKAQWNLINKAEQNISETINLHKKRIKHLERELIELEKQKERLHDFLERGLYNFDTYIKRFQNITERIDNTRYVIEKSKFELKKELKRQKRKQVNILKIEKVLDLYSKTNNPEKKNILLKSILYYAVYSKKKNQRNDEFTLILYPKLPH
- a CDS encoding cell division protein FtsZ yields the protein MEEKYAKTYKFGNTTVKIVAPPPKKKEEIEKILVEYHQAGWDIIEELLVNGENVDIVTSSIEESIEF